The Shewanella zhangzhouensis genome has a window encoding:
- a CDS encoding phosphoribulokinase produces MSAKYPIIAVTGSSGAGTTTTTTAFNHIFRQLDINAAYVEGDSFHRYTRAEMEVMIRKAKAENRDISYFGPEANDFGRLEKCFADYSATGQGETRSYLHTFDEAVPYNQMPGTFTQWRPLPADTDMLFYEGLHGGVVTNEHNVAEHVDLLIGMVPIVNLEWIQKIIRDTSERGHSREKVMNSIVRSMDDYINHMTPQFSRTHINFQRVPTVDTSNPFSAKAIPSLDESFVVIRFRGINNVDFPYYLSMLQGSFMSRMNTMVVPGGKMSLAMELILTPLIKALKEKREALHNGDNC; encoded by the coding sequence ATGTCTGCCAAGTATCCCATCATTGCAGTTACCGGGTCATCCGGCGCCGGGACCACGACGACAACCACGGCGTTTAACCATATCTTCCGCCAACTTGATATCAATGCGGCCTATGTGGAAGGCGACAGCTTTCACCGCTATACCCGGGCAGAAATGGAAGTGATGATCCGCAAGGCCAAGGCCGAGAATCGGGACATCAGTTATTTTGGCCCCGAGGCCAATGATTTTGGCCGCCTGGAAAAGTGTTTTGCCGATTACAGCGCCACCGGCCAGGGTGAGACCCGCAGTTACCTGCACACCTTCGATGAAGCCGTGCCATACAACCAAATGCCCGGCACCTTCACCCAGTGGCGCCCGCTGCCCGCCGACACCGACATGCTGTTTTATGAAGGCCTGCACGGCGGTGTGGTGACCAATGAGCACAATGTGGCAGAACACGTTGACCTGCTGATTGGCATGGTGCCCATCGTCAACCTGGAGTGGATCCAAAAAATCATCCGCGACACCTCAGAGCGAGGCCACAGTCGCGAGAAAGTGATGAACTCCATCGTGCGTTCCATGGATGATTACATCAACCATATGACGCCGCAGTTTTCCCGCACCCACATCAACTTTCAGCGGGTGCCCACGGTGGACACCTCCAACCCCTTTTCGGCTAAAGCCATTCCAAGCCTCGACGAAAGCTTTGTGGTGATCCGTTTTCGCGGCATCAACAATGTGGACTTTCCCTACTATCTGTCGATGCTGCAGGGCAGCTTTATGTCGCGAATGAACACCATGGTGGTTCCCGGCGGCAAGATGTCGCTGGCCATGGAGCTTATCCTGACACCGCTTATCAAGGCGCTGAAAGAAAAGCGCGAAGCCCTGCATAACGGTGATAACTGTTAA
- a CDS encoding GMC family oxidoreductase, which translates to MAIVDPIYEGLASGWKHLDGALYQGSDKPQSLEADVVIIGTGAGGGVAAEILTQAGLSVIMVEKGPLRSSRDFDMEERTAYPNLYQQAAAMKTADKAIGIFQGRAVGGSTTVNWTTSIRTPADTLAYWQSEFAVKGLSADELEPWFEQMESRLNISQWAFEPNRNNGMLRRGCEQLGWDYTVIKRNVLGCWNTGYCGMGCPVNAKQSMLVTTIPAALSAGATLLSRFEATQIEHHADKVFGIWVQARDQNLAPRPEKLMLKARHYILAGGAIHTPVLMMRSGLTDPMQLLGKRTFLHPTVLSGAVFDEAINGHSGAPQSIYSDQFVWRDGAAGELGYKLEVPPIHPVLIASKTLGFGKSHAELMANFNQLQVVIALVRDGFHPESQGGSVSLDGKGFKLDYPLTAPFWRAARAAFASMAELQFAAGARRVLPISEGVGYLNSWQEAKAAIADMSLAPLKTVVASAHVMGGCPMGEDTTKAMVDSFGQSHYLENLSVMDGSVFPTSLGANPQLSIYGMVAKNATALAGRLAPQSKPPETAPETDPVADGVPETAA; encoded by the coding sequence ATGGCAATTGTTGATCCTATTTATGAAGGTCTGGCGTCGGGCTGGAAACATCTGGACGGTGCTCTGTATCAGGGCAGTGACAAACCGCAATCCCTTGAAGCCGACGTAGTCATCATTGGTACGGGTGCCGGAGGCGGTGTGGCGGCCGAAATCCTGACCCAGGCCGGGCTGTCGGTGATCATGGTGGAAAAGGGCCCGCTGCGCTCGTCCCGCGATTTCGATATGGAAGAGCGTACCGCCTACCCCAATCTGTACCAGCAGGCGGCTGCCATGAAGACCGCCGACAAGGCGATTGGCATCTTTCAGGGGCGCGCCGTGGGGGGCTCAACCACGGTAAACTGGACTACGTCCATACGCACCCCGGCCGATACCCTGGCGTATTGGCAATCTGAGTTTGCGGTCAAGGGTTTGTCAGCCGATGAGCTTGAGCCCTGGTTTGAACAGATGGAGTCCAGGCTCAACATCAGTCAATGGGCGTTCGAGCCCAATAGAAACAATGGCATGTTGCGTCGTGGCTGCGAGCAGCTGGGGTGGGATTACACGGTCATCAAGCGCAATGTGCTGGGCTGCTGGAATACTGGCTATTGCGGCATGGGCTGCCCAGTCAATGCCAAGCAATCCATGTTGGTCACTACAATTCCTGCGGCGCTCTCAGCCGGTGCCACCCTGCTGAGCCGTTTTGAGGCCACCCAGATAGAGCATCATGCGGACAAAGTCTTTGGCATTTGGGTACAGGCGCGGGATCAAAATCTGGCCCCAAGGCCCGAAAAACTCATGCTCAAGGCGCGGCATTATATTCTTGCCGGTGGCGCCATCCACACCCCGGTGCTGATGATGCGCTCAGGGCTTACCGATCCCATGCAGCTTTTGGGTAAGCGCACCTTTTTACACCCAACCGTACTCTCGGGTGCGGTCTTTGATGAGGCTATCAATGGCCACAGCGGTGCGCCCCAGTCGATTTATTCGGATCAGTTTGTCTGGCGTGATGGCGCAGCCGGTGAACTGGGGTACAAGCTTGAAGTACCCCCCATACATCCAGTGCTGATTGCGTCAAAAACCCTGGGCTTTGGCAAGAGCCATGCGGAATTGATGGCTAACTTCAATCAGCTTCAGGTGGTAATAGCCCTGGTGCGTGACGGTTTTCACCCCGAGAGCCAGGGCGGCAGCGTCAGCCTGGATGGTAAGGGCTTTAAACTCGACTATCCGCTGACAGCGCCTTTCTGGCGTGCGGCCAGAGCCGCCTTTGCCAGCATGGCCGAGCTGCAATTTGCCGCCGGGGCCCGCAGGGTGTTGCCCATCAGTGAAGGTGTGGGCTATTTGAATTCCTGGCAGGAGGCCAAGGCCGCCATAGCCGATATGTCGCTGGCGCCCCTTAAAACCGTGGTGGCCTCGGCTCACGTAATGGGCGGTTGTCCCATGGGTGAAGATACGACTAAGGCCATGGTCGATAGCTTCGGTCAAAGCCATTATCTGGAAAACCTGTCGGTGATGGATGGCTCGGTGTTTCCCACCAGCTTGGGGGCCAATCCACAGCTGTCGATTTATGGCATGGTGGCCAAAAATGCCACAGCCCTGGCCGGGCGTTTGGCGCCACAAAGCAAGCCGCCCGAAACCGCACCTGAAACCGACCCTGTCGCAGATGGCGTGCCGGAAACGGCAGCTTGA
- a CDS encoding YheU family protein produces MLIPYDALSQLPADTLNNLIREYLLTQVEDGGFDGLGEGHLDEAIARCKVLLKRGELVVEYSEDNDSVGIRHKSSLPSQQSQD; encoded by the coding sequence ATGCTTATTCCCTACGACGCCTTAAGCCAATTGCCGGCCGATACCCTGAATAACCTTATCCGTGAATACCTGCTGACCCAGGTGGAAGATGGCGGATTTGACGGTTTGGGAGAAGGTCATCTCGACGAGGCCATTGCCCGCTGCAAAGTGCTGCTCAAGCGCGGTGAGCTGGTAGTGGAGTATTCCGAAGACAACGACAGCGTTGGGATTCGTCATAAAAGCAGCCTGCCGTCACAGCAATCCCAAGACTGA
- a CDS encoding TAT leader-containing periplasmic protein yields the protein MNRRKFLLTALGGTAALALGVSLYQPQLDVEDDGDKPHRILFSLLMPVLLEGALPEMAVPREAAVNRTLDAIEATISVLPTSQRDELEQLLDLLENRLGLLLLTGNMTPLLLRSPAELASQLESWRQSGLALLNQAYLGLRELVLASFYSCPEHWTLLNYAKPELPGIKS from the coding sequence ATGAATAGACGCAAATTTTTGCTGACGGCTCTGGGGGGCACTGCGGCACTTGCCCTCGGCGTCAGCCTGTACCAGCCACAGCTGGATGTGGAAGATGATGGCGATAAGCCACATCGAATCCTGTTCAGCCTGCTGATGCCTGTGCTGCTGGAAGGCGCTTTGCCGGAGATGGCTGTGCCCCGTGAAGCCGCGGTCAATCGCACCCTGGATGCCATTGAGGCCACTATCTCTGTGCTGCCAACATCCCAGCGAGACGAGCTGGAGCAGTTGCTTGATTTGCTTGAAAACCGTTTAGGGTTATTGCTGCTGACCGGCAATATGACGCCGCTGCTGCTCAGAAGTCCTGCCGAGCTTGCCAGTCAGCTGGAGAGCTGGCGACAGAGCGGGCTTGCTCTGTTGAATCAGGCTTATCTCGGTCTCAGGGAGCTGGTATTGGCCAGTTTCTATAGCTGCCCCGAGCACTGGACCTTGCTCAATTACGCCAAGCCTGAACTGCCGGGCATCAAGTCTTAA
- a CDS encoding hydrolase, producing MTSQFTPPWWAKSPHIQTILPVLTKRPTPALGRERLELEDGDFLDLDWLGQPDEGKPIVMAIHGLEGSARSHYASRLLHACEARGLAAVVHHHRSCSGESNRLPRSYHSGDTQDIAHSIKHIRARYPNSPILAVGYSLGGNVLGKFLGEQQGDSPISRAVVVSAPLRLAACAKRLEKGFSRVYQSYLIRQLQAKLAFKVTDARLGPAMPVHAHEVTQLSTFYDFDDKVTAPLHGFTDVHDYYDRASGLPFLSSITTPTLVLHAADDPFMTDAVIPRADELSSAVEYELNRYGGHVGFIDGGSPWRPQFYLERRILDFLQAVPSSK from the coding sequence ATGACTTCCCAATTCACGCCTCCCTGGTGGGCCAAGAGCCCCCACATACAAACCATATTGCCGGTGCTGACCAAGCGCCCCACACCAGCGCTTGGCCGTGAACGCCTGGAGTTGGAGGACGGTGACTTTCTCGATTTGGATTGGCTGGGCCAGCCCGATGAGGGCAAGCCAATAGTGATGGCCATACATGGTCTGGAAGGCAGTGCCCGCTCCCACTACGCCAGCAGACTCTTGCATGCCTGTGAGGCCCGTGGGCTTGCTGCCGTTGTGCATCACCATCGCAGCTGCTCCGGTGAGTCCAATCGTTTGCCGCGCTCCTACCACAGTGGCGATACCCAGGATATCGCCCACAGCATTAAACACATTCGTGCCCGCTATCCAAACAGCCCCATACTGGCTGTGGGTTACAGTCTGGGCGGTAATGTCCTTGGCAAATTTTTGGGCGAGCAACAAGGCGACAGCCCCATCAGCCGTGCCGTGGTAGTGTCGGCGCCACTGCGCCTTGCTGCCTGTGCCAAGCGCCTGGAAAAAGGCTTCTCCCGGGTATATCAGTCATATCTCATTCGTCAATTGCAGGCCAAGCTTGCCTTTAAAGTCACAGACGCCCGCCTTGGGCCGGCCATGCCGGTTCACGCCCATGAAGTGACACAACTCTCTACCTTTTATGACTTCGATGACAAGGTCACGGCGCCACTGCACGGTTTCACCGATGTGCACGACTACTATGACAGAGCCAGTGGTCTGCCGTTTTTGAGCAGCATTACCACCCCCACCCTGGTGCTCCATGCCGCAGATGACCCCTTTATGACCGACGCAGTCATCCCCCGCGCCGATGAACTTTCCAGCGCCGTGGAATATGAGCTCAACCGCTACGGCGGCCACGTGGGCTTTATCGATGGTGGCAGCCCATGGCGGCCGCAGTTTTACCTTGAGCGGCGTATCCTGGACTTTTTGCAGGCTGTGCCTTCATCAAAATAA